A genomic region of Streptococcus suis contains the following coding sequences:
- a CDS encoding serine protease gives MEKKFEKLSLAEIGIISFMGLILLISLGASWYKNAQSETSDTKTVQQAPNQKKTVDTVFQDAENAVIVLEGTHTEEKLAEAQSAVNKVTDATKKAALQKRIDQVKEQVGQQTDAQTQAKLKAELVRAEAAQKVADEKKISETGTSQSTDLAEASETSQESYVVPNQNIYGNQSVSSTSQYTSSVASTSTSTSVPPTSEGAPVVETSTVSETPAETTDSTTSLVESVETVPTADESSPDNP, from the coding sequence ATGGAAAAGAAATTTGAAAAGTTGTCATTGGCAGAAATTGGCATTATTTCTTTTATGGGACTTATTTTATTGATTAGCTTAGGCGCTAGTTGGTATAAAAATGCTCAAAGTGAAACAAGTGATACAAAGACAGTACAGCAAGCGCCCAATCAGAAAAAAACGGTTGATACAGTATTTCAGGATGCTGAGAATGCTGTCATTGTATTAGAAGGAACACATACTGAAGAGAAACTTGCAGAGGCACAATCTGCAGTAAACAAGGTTACGGATGCGACTAAAAAAGCAGCATTACAGAAACGGATTGACCAAGTAAAAGAGCAAGTAGGACAGCAGACAGATGCTCAAACACAGGCTAAGCTAAAAGCGGAGTTGGTCAGGGCGGAAGCAGCCCAAAAAGTAGCTGATGAGAAAAAAATATCTGAAACAGGGACCAGTCAGTCAACGGACCTTGCTGAAGCTAGTGAGACCTCACAAGAATCTTATGTAGTACCTAATCAAAATATATATGGAAACCAAAGTGTGAGTTCAACAAGCCAGTATACAAGCAGCGTGGCGTCAACTAGTACAAGTACTTCAGTCCCTCCGACTAGTGAAGGAGCACCTGTGGTAGAAACTTCAACAGTTTCTGAAACACCGGCGGAAACGACAGATTCAACAACTAGCCTGGTTGAGTCAGTGGAAACAGTTCCAACAGCTGACGAGAGTTCACCAGATAATCCGTAG
- a CDS encoding rhodanese-like domain-containing protein yields METFWVFLVFLAVLGAWMGFNYWRLRRAATVIDNAEFAEKIHGGQLIDLRDPSEFNRKHILGARNIPYQQLRQSTAALRKDRPVLIYENDRGQLVTPAALHLKKQGFNEIYILSYGLNGWNGKVKTTK; encoded by the coding sequence ATGGAAACATTTTGGGTATTTTTAGTATTTTTGGCAGTATTGGGAGCCTGGATGGGTTTTAATTACTGGAGATTGCGCCGTGCGGCGACGGTGATTGATAATGCAGAATTTGCAGAAAAGATACACGGAGGTCAGTTGATTGACCTGCGAGATCCGAGTGAGTTTAATCGTAAGCATATCTTAGGTGCGAGAAATATTCCTTACCAGCAATTACGCCAGTCTACAGCTGCTTTGCGTAAGGACAGACCTGTCTTGATCTATGAGAATGATCGTGGTCAGTTGGTAACGCCTGCAGCCCTTCATCTGAAGAAACAGGGCTTTAACGAAATCTATATTTTAAGCTATGGTCTAAATGGATGGAATGGTAAGGTAAAAACGACTAAGTAA
- a CDS encoding YqgQ family protein has product MKRLYDVQQLLKRFGIIVYMGNRLYDIEMMQIELNRIYQAGVLDRLEYMEAELVLRREHRLELEYQKSRENE; this is encoded by the coding sequence ATGAAAAGACTTTATGATGTGCAACAATTACTCAAACGGTTTGGTATAATTGTCTATATGGGCAACCGTCTCTACGATATTGAAATGATGCAGATAGAATTAAATAGAATCTATCAGGCAGGTGTCTTAGATCGGTTGGAATATATGGAAGCAGAGCTTGTTTTGAGGCGTGAACATCGTTTGGAATTAGAGTATCAGAAATCAAGGGAGAATGAGTGA
- a CDS encoding response regulator transcription factor: MRILVAEDQAMLRDALCQLLAFQDAVEAVLQAENGSQAIVLLEKEPVDVLLLDIEMPEKTGLDVLEWVREKSLPVKVVIMTTFKRPGYFERAVKADVDAYVLKERSISDLMRTIETVLAGRKEYSPELMDILLTQRSPLTEQECHLLKLVANGLSNKEIASQLYLSDGTVRNYMTSILAKLGAENRTAAVKVAQEKGWL; encoded by the coding sequence ATGAGAATCTTAGTCGCAGAAGACCAGGCTATGCTGCGGGACGCCCTCTGTCAGCTCTTGGCCTTTCAAGATGCGGTTGAGGCTGTTTTACAGGCAGAAAATGGCAGTCAGGCCATTGTTCTTTTGGAAAAAGAGCCAGTAGATGTGCTACTCTTAGATATTGAAATGCCTGAGAAGACGGGGCTGGATGTCCTGGAATGGGTGCGTGAGAAATCCCTGCCCGTCAAGGTTGTCATCATGACTACCTTCAAGCGACCAGGCTATTTTGAGCGAGCGGTCAAGGCTGATGTAGATGCCTATGTGCTCAAAGAGCGCTCCATTTCGGACCTTATGCGGACCATTGAAACGGTCTTGGCGGGGCGGAAGGAGTACTCGCCAGAGCTAATGGATATTCTCCTGACCCAACGCAGTCCCTTGACGGAACAAGAATGTCACCTACTTAAATTGGTGGCGAATGGATTGTCCAATAAGGAAATTGCCAGCCAGCTCTATCTGTCTGACGGGACGGTCCGCAACTACATGACCTCTATCTTGGCCAAGCTGGGAGCTGAAAACCGCACGGCTGCTGTTAAGGTGGCACAGGAAAAGGGTTGGTTATGA
- a CDS encoding sensor histidine kinase, with the protein MIFEKRKIPLMFFVGMVFLYFPLYYAQYSPNPTAVILATILFALVYCSLFYTDHKLYSMLGWFYLIGYIAVMSFWCNLQFSLFIFNLSNMLSWYYKETRPTYRTVSYGILLLVIILWALFGPVPFEMRAFALIIHFFGLALLIFSWIETKREALQQRIQEQNASINLLLAENERNRIGQDLHDTLGHVFAMLSVKAELVKTLLDHDQIDQAKKEVQELQTLAKDSMQDVRQIVQSLKQHTVAEELQILQQMLDLAGVDLVVLGGEIAEQLSLPVQNKLAMVLRELGNNLLKHSQASKCRLIVEEDQQELVLYYEDNGVGFAQLTGQELHTIKDRLVTVQGSLEFLSLAQPTRLSIRIPLEEVVE; encoded by the coding sequence ATGATTTTTGAGAAAAGAAAGATACCACTCATGTTCTTCGTGGGCATGGTCTTTCTCTATTTTCCACTTTATTACGCCCAGTATAGTCCAAATCCGACGGCGGTTATTCTAGCAACCATTCTCTTTGCCTTGGTCTATTGTTCTCTCTTTTACACGGACCACAAGCTCTATTCCATGCTGGGCTGGTTTTACCTGATTGGCTATATCGCCGTCATGAGTTTTTGGTGCAATCTGCAATTTTCACTCTTCATCTTCAACCTATCCAATATGCTGAGCTGGTATTATAAGGAAACTCGGCCGACCTATCGAACGGTGTCCTATGGGATTTTGTTGCTGGTCATTATCCTCTGGGCTCTCTTTGGACCAGTCCCCTTTGAGATGCGGGCCTTTGCACTCATCATTCACTTTTTCGGCCTGGCCTTGCTGATTTTCAGCTGGATTGAAACCAAGCGGGAAGCCCTCCAGCAACGGATTCAGGAGCAAAATGCTTCCATTAACCTCCTGCTTGCTGAGAACGAACGCAACCGCATCGGTCAGGACTTGCACGACACCCTGGGCCATGTCTTTGCTATGCTGTCCGTCAAGGCGGAGCTGGTCAAGACTCTTTTGGACCACGACCAGATTGACCAGGCCAAGAAGGAAGTGCAGGAGCTCCAGACCTTAGCCAAGGACTCCATGCAGGATGTCCGCCAGATTGTCCAGTCCCTCAAGCAGCACACCGTGGCAGAGGAACTCCAGATTTTGCAGCAGATGTTGGATTTGGCAGGAGTGGATTTGGTTGTTTTGGGTGGGGAAATAGCAGAGCAGCTCAGCTTGCCTGTCCAGAACAAACTGGCCATGGTGTTGAGAGAGTTGGGCAATAACCTGCTCAAACACAGCCAGGCTAGTAAGTGCCGTTTGATAGTTGAAGAAGACCAGCAAGAATTAGTCTTGTACTACGAAGACAATGGTGTGGGCTTTGCCCAGTTGACAGGTCAAGAATTGCATACCATAAAGGATAGACTGGTGACGGTGCAGGGGAGTTTGGAATTTCTTTCTCTGGCACAGCCTACCCGCCTGTCCATACGAATTCCGCTTGAGGAGGTGGTAGAATGA